One Gracilinanus agilis isolate LMUSP501 unplaced genomic scaffold, AgileGrace unplaced_scaffold60549, whole genome shotgun sequence genomic window, GAGTAGCACTTGAGGGTGCCCTCCTCAGAAGATACTTGGTAAAACACTAGCAAAGGGACAGAGGCTAAAATGGCCACCAACCACACCAGGAGGCTGACTGCCATGCCCTTCCTGGTTGTCCTCACCTTCAAGGCATAGACTGCATGGACAATGGCCAGGTACCTGTCCATGCTCATGATGGTGATGAAAAAGATGCTACTGAAGAAGCCGATGTAATAAATCCCTGAGATGATCTTACACATGATGTTCCCAAAGACCCACTGGTCCAGAGTGTAGTGTgtcaggaaggggaaggagaagacgAAGAGCAGGTCAGAGATGGCCAGGTTCAGCAGGTACACATCAGTCATGCTTCTCAGCTTCTTACAGGCTACCAGAACCAGAATGACCAGGGCATTCCCCAGCAGGCCAAAGCCAAAGAGTAGGCAGTAGAGCAGGGCAAGAAGCAGGGAGCTGGATTTCTGGGTGAATGCAGTATTGCAGGGGCTTGCCAACATTTCTGGATAATAGTCTTCTGTGGTCACGGACACATTTGGCTCCAGGGAGTAATCC contains:
- the LOC123256537 gene encoding C-C chemokine receptor type 8-like, which translates into the protein MDYSLEPNVSVTTEDYYPEMLASPCNTAFTQKSSSLLLALLYCLLFGFGLLGNALVILVLVACKKLRSMTDVYLLNLAISDLLFVFSFPFLTHYTLDQWVFGNIMCKIISGIYYIGFFSSIFFITIMSMDRYLAIVHAVYALKVRTTRKGMAVSLLVWLVAILASVPLLVFYQVSSEEGTLK